In Desulfofalx alkaliphila DSM 12257, the DNA window TCATATTGACTTTAGCGATGATAATAGTGATGAGATACCGTTTTAACTCTAAGTAATATTAATAGTCCCGGCTGGCGCCTAACCAGCTGCTAGCCGGGCATTTTTGTACCCACCAGTACTGGATATTATTACCAAGGAGTGATTTTTGTGGCGGAGCAACTATTAAGGTTAAAGATAGAGCTGGGCAAGGAGCGGCTTGAGGATTTGGCAGGGCAGTTAGGGCACACTCACAAACGGGTTATAGCCTATAGCCAGAGGCTAGACAGGCTTATCGTTGAGTGGCAAAAGATGGTGAGATCCTATGGCTAAAGAAAAGCCAATCTTATTTAACACAGAGATGGTGCGAGCAATATTGGTCGGCCGTAAAATGCAGACAAGGCGTCCGATAGATAAAGATATATCAAACCGCTTTGATATTGATGTGGATGGCACAGCGTTTGCGTATATAGACCAGACCACGGGTGACAGCTATAAACCGCAAGATATTTGCATGTATAAGATCGGCGACATTCTATGGGTGCGGGAAACGTGGTGTGTTGATGATTTGACACCGGATGATATCTACTACCGGGCAAACTATACAGACAAACAGGCAAAAGAGCTATTTAATGACATTGGTTTAAAATGGCGGCCATCAATCCATATGCCACGTAGTGCAGCCAGACTATTTTTACGGGTGACAAAAGTGCGGGTGGAGCGGTTGCAGGATATCACCGAAGAGGATGCAAGAGCGGAGGGCTGCCCTAGTAACCTGCCAAATGCTAAGGTTTGGTTTGCTGGACTGTGGGACAAGCTTTTTGCCAACAAGCTTTTTGCCAAAAGGGGTTACGGCTATGCTAATAATCCCTGGGTGTGGGTGATTGAGTTTGAGGTAGTGCAGTCGTGCTAGCACCAAGATATGATGGTTTTTGTGCCTGTTTTGGATTAGATATGTAGGGGTGTAACTTATGAACTACATTAAGGAAATTAACGCATTCTATGATTGGCTCGAAACAAATTCCGTGTCTACATCTAGTATTGTCTTATGGCACGCATTAATGGCCATAAACAATAAGGCTGGATGGACAGTAGAATTTGCGGTGGCTGTATCGGTGCTATGTGTTAAGACCGGCTTATCCCCTAGGGCCATAGCTAATGCCAGAAATGAACTTAAGCAAAAGGGCAGGATTGACTGGAAGCAACGTAAGGGAAACCAGTCTGCAGTGTACAGAATGATACCCTTTTTGTCGGCAACAGGTGCCTACAATCGTACCGACAATGGTACCCGTAATGATTTGTCGGCACCACATGCCGACAGTTGTGCCGACAATACTTCCTACAATACTTCCGACAAGTGTGCCGACAATGCTTCCACATTATATAAACTAAACAAAACTAAACTAAATAATGATCATGATCATGCGCGCGCACGCGCGAGAACAACAGACGAACCTAAAAAAGCAGATAATGTTCCTGCTATCATTGTCAGCTTTGAGGGTGAATTTGGGCGACCACTTTCACCTATGGAAGTACAGCACATCCGGGAGTGGACTCGAGAATTCACAGATGAGATGTTGCTGGAGGCGCTTAAACGTG includes these proteins:
- a CDS encoding aspartyl-phosphate phosphatase Spo0E family protein; amino-acid sequence: MAEQLLRLKIELGKERLEDLAGQLGHTHKRVIAYSQRLDRLIVEWQKMVRSYG
- a CDS encoding DnaD domain-containing protein, giving the protein MAINNKAGWTVEFAVAVSVLCVKTGLSPRAIANARNELKQKGRIDWKQRKGNQSAVYRMIPFLSATGAYNRTDNGTRNDLSAPHADSCADNTSYNTSDKCADNASTLYKLNKTKLNNDHDHARARARTTDEPKKADNVPAIIVSFEGEFGRPLSPMEVQHIREWTREFTDEMLLEALKRASLAGRPTVAYIRGILTNWKKNNVRTLRDVAELDRQFKERRGVSKTEGQAPPAVDDEKKRLYDALLMS